The Microbulbifer sp. YPW1 genome contains a region encoding:
- the ppa gene encoding inorganic diphosphatase, with amino-acid sequence MSFDKVSPGKELPNDINVIIEIPANHDPIKYEVDKDADAVFVDRFVATPMFYPANYGYVPQTLSEDGDPLDVLVVAPYPVMVGSVIRSRVIGVLNMTDESGVDAKLLAVPHTKLTKLYDHVNEIGDLPELLIKQIEHYFENYKALEAGKWVKVDGWADADAARKEVMASRERYLKEEG; translated from the coding sequence ATGAGCTTCGACAAGGTTTCCCCTGGCAAAGAACTGCCTAACGATATCAACGTAATCATCGAGATCCCGGCCAACCACGATCCGATCAAATACGAAGTCGACAAGGACGCGGACGCGGTATTCGTAGACCGTTTCGTAGCCACCCCGATGTTCTACCCGGCCAACTACGGTTACGTACCCCAGACTCTGTCTGAAGACGGTGACCCCCTGGACGTGCTGGTTGTTGCTCCGTACCCGGTAATGGTTGGCTCCGTGATCCGCTCCCGCGTGATCGGCGTGCTGAACATGACCGACGAATCCGGTGTAGACGCCAAGCTGCTGGCGGTACCGCACACCAAGCTGACCAAGCTGTACGATCACGTCAACGAAATCGGCGACCTGCCGGAACTGCTGATCAAGCAGATCGAGCACTACTTCGAAAACTACAAAGCCCTGGAAGCAGGCAAGTGGGTGAAAGTAGACGGCTGGGCCGACGCTGACGCTGCACGCAAAGAAGTTATGGCTTCCCGCGAGCGCTACCTGAAAGAAGAAGGCTAA
- a CDS encoding TonB-dependent receptor has translation MQRSRFPSALFHKTLLAGTIAMISAGAAAQETETEGKIVEEVVVTGIRGALQQSLDVKRDATSIVDAISSEDIGKFPDKNVADSLQRVPGISVDRIWGEGRDIFVRGTDSTLNRTLMNGQNVASAYWWANDNPSRGFNYSILASELVSALEVYKSPEARHDEGSIGGMVNVITRKPLDLDPMTVNLSTESVYSELPDTRDPQVSGLVSWKNDAETFAVLASYNSQQRTMRRDGLEVFPTNDLYTVTDQNGNVTEDVYVPWGGGSAIFQQDRQRDTANLTVQFRPSDRWDMTMNYVASDMDMDNSNQNYLFVAGGYKIPNGDVVTDPVFIPTSDGYQALVGGVIENPDSIGVADEPIVRDAFVESEVLDFAADYTGDSWTLHLQAGTTSAEGGSTKDRNYWFEGNSAEDLNFGTNTNEFSFPGIDPLDGSALHLNAANLRDWVRVMEDDESYFQADGVIDVQLGAITAIKTGVKMRNHTIENNRQNGSVDVSNPDIADQVAALNAITLADVSSGPSPRLHGEGATSGSLTRYAFLDTGLAREKIDSILDAGAMTYAEDQRAYYKINEDIAAAYAQADFESGNLHGNFGVRLVETDQTSHAYIDGERGAVSRSYREALPSVNVIYDLAEDIILRGAASRAMARPTFQNLSSNIVINATSGTATAGNPMLKPIFADQFELGAEWYFSDASLVAATYFNKDLSTFVFQNTQVEEIDGQSINVTRPYNADKGADIQGLEIQVQHDFGSGFGVLGNYTWTDAKVPGSKLELPGNSRDQFNASTYYENDFLSLRLSYNLRSESYGGLTSGSQLVTDQYDQWDATANWMVNENVDVFFTAVNLTNEIIYMRTADGIPVGFYENGPRFSLGARLSF, from the coding sequence ATGCAAAGATCGCGCTTCCCATCCGCCCTGTTCCACAAAACACTATTGGCAGGCACCATTGCCATGATTTCCGCCGGCGCTGCCGCGCAGGAAACTGAGACTGAAGGTAAAATCGTAGAGGAAGTCGTGGTAACCGGTATTCGCGGTGCCCTGCAACAGTCGCTGGACGTTAAGCGCGACGCCACCTCCATTGTCGACGCCATCAGCTCCGAAGACATCGGCAAATTCCCGGATAAAAACGTGGCCGACTCCCTGCAGCGTGTACCAGGTATTTCCGTCGACCGTATCTGGGGCGAGGGCCGGGATATTTTCGTGCGCGGCACCGACAGTACCCTGAACCGCACCCTGATGAACGGCCAGAACGTGGCTTCCGCTTACTGGTGGGCCAACGACAACCCGAGTCGCGGTTTCAACTATTCCATTCTCGCGTCCGAGCTGGTTTCTGCGCTGGAAGTGTACAAGAGTCCGGAAGCCCGTCACGACGAGGGCAGTATTGGCGGTATGGTGAATGTCATCACACGCAAGCCGCTGGACCTGGATCCGATGACCGTAAACCTATCTACCGAGAGCGTATACAGCGAGCTGCCGGACACCAGGGATCCACAGGTGTCCGGCTTGGTCAGCTGGAAAAATGATGCAGAGACCTTTGCCGTGCTCGCCTCTTACAACAGCCAGCAGCGCACCATGCGCCGCGACGGCCTCGAGGTTTTTCCCACCAACGACCTCTATACCGTTACCGACCAGAACGGCAACGTCACCGAAGATGTCTACGTTCCCTGGGGCGGAGGCTCGGCAATTTTCCAGCAGGATCGCCAGCGCGATACCGCGAACCTCACCGTGCAGTTCCGCCCGTCTGATCGCTGGGATATGACCATGAACTATGTCGCCTCCGACATGGATATGGACAACAGCAACCAGAACTACCTGTTCGTTGCCGGCGGCTACAAGATTCCCAATGGCGATGTGGTGACCGACCCTGTGTTCATTCCCACCAGCGATGGCTACCAGGCTCTGGTGGGTGGAGTGATCGAAAATCCCGACAGCATTGGCGTGGCCGACGAGCCCATCGTGCGCGATGCCTTTGTGGAATCCGAGGTGCTGGACTTTGCCGCCGATTACACCGGCGACAGCTGGACCCTGCACCTGCAGGCCGGTACCACCAGCGCGGAGGGTGGCAGTACCAAGGACCGCAATTACTGGTTCGAAGGCAACAGTGCGGAAGACCTGAATTTCGGAACCAATACCAACGAATTCAGCTTTCCGGGCATTGATCCCCTGGATGGCAGTGCGCTGCACCTGAACGCCGCCAACCTGCGGGACTGGGTGCGTGTGATGGAAGATGACGAAAGCTACTTCCAGGCAGACGGCGTGATCGACGTGCAACTGGGGGCGATCACCGCCATCAAGACCGGCGTCAAAATGCGCAACCACACCATCGAGAACAATCGCCAGAACGGTTCCGTAGACGTAAGCAATCCGGACATTGCCGATCAGGTGGCCGCACTGAATGCGATCACCCTCGCGGATGTGTCCTCAGGTCCGAGTCCCCGCCTGCACGGCGAAGGCGCGACTAGCGGCTCACTCACCCGGTACGCGTTCCTGGATACCGGTCTCGCCCGGGAAAAGATCGACAGTATTCTGGATGCCGGCGCCATGACCTACGCGGAAGACCAGAGAGCCTATTACAAGATCAACGAGGACATTGCCGCGGCCTATGCCCAGGCAGATTTCGAAAGCGGCAATCTGCACGGTAATTTCGGCGTACGACTGGTGGAAACGGACCAGACCTCCCACGCCTATATTGATGGTGAGCGCGGCGCGGTAAGCCGCAGCTATCGCGAGGCGCTGCCGAGCGTGAACGTGATCTACGATCTCGCGGAAGACATTATTCTGCGCGGTGCCGCGTCCCGCGCCATGGCCCGCCCGACATTCCAGAACCTCAGTTCCAATATCGTGATCAACGCCACCAGTGGCACCGCCACTGCCGGCAACCCCATGCTGAAACCCATCTTCGCAGATCAGTTTGAATTGGGTGCCGAATGGTATTTCAGTGATGCGAGCCTGGTAGCCGCAACCTACTTCAACAAGGACCTGAGTACCTTCGTGTTCCAGAACACCCAGGTAGAAGAGATTGACGGCCAGAGCATTAATGTCACCCGTCCCTACAACGCCGACAAGGGTGCGGATATCCAGGGCCTGGAGATTCAGGTGCAGCATGATTTCGGGAGCGGTTTCGGGGTGCTCGGCAATTACACCTGGACCGACGCCAAGGTGCCCGGCAGCAAGCTGGAGTTACCGGGCAATTCCCGCGACCAGTTCAATGCTTCGACTTATTACGAGAATGACTTCCTGAGCCTGCGCCTGTCCTACAACCTGCGCTCCGAATCCTACGGCGGGCTCACCTCCGGATCCCAGCTGGTTACCGATCAGTACGATCAGTGGGACGCGACCGCCAACTGGATGGTGAACGAGAATGTGGATGTTTTCTTTACCGCGGTAAACCTCACCAATGAAATCATCTACATGCGCACCGCCGACGGCATCCCCGTAGGCTTCTATGAAAACGGACCGCGCTTCAGCCTGGGCGCACGTCTTTCCTTTTAA
- a CDS encoding DNA-3-methyladenine glycosylase I, which produces MSKTVDGPDGMPRCGWCAAAPEFFDYHDREWGFPVDDDRRLFEKLCLESFQSGLSWRTILAKRENFRKAFKNFDFNKVARFTEKDVERLLGDEGIVRHRGKIEAVINNAQRAQELVKQEGSIAAYIWRHEPTPQNGQAPQSASTSETSKALAKDLKKRGWKFVGPTTVYAFMQAMGLINDHLEDCKSRSEVDKARRAFKRPK; this is translated from the coding sequence ATGAGCAAAACCGTAGATGGACCCGATGGCATGCCCCGCTGTGGCTGGTGCGCAGCAGCACCGGAATTTTTTGACTATCACGATAGAGAATGGGGCTTCCCGGTAGACGACGACCGGCGGCTGTTTGAAAAACTGTGCCTGGAAAGTTTCCAGTCCGGCCTGAGCTGGCGCACGATACTGGCCAAGCGCGAAAACTTCCGCAAAGCGTTCAAAAATTTTGATTTCAATAAAGTGGCACGCTTTACTGAAAAAGACGTGGAACGCCTGCTCGGGGATGAGGGTATTGTTCGCCACCGCGGCAAGATTGAAGCGGTGATCAATAACGCGCAGAGAGCGCAGGAGCTGGTCAAGCAGGAAGGTTCCATTGCCGCCTATATCTGGCGCCATGAGCCCACGCCACAAAACGGGCAAGCACCACAGAGCGCTTCCACCTCAGAAACCTCCAAAGCACTCGCCAAAGACCTTAAGAAACGCGGCTGGAAATTTGTCGGCCCCACTACCGTCTACGCCTTTATGCAGGCCATGGGGTTGATCAACGACCACCTGGAAGACTGCAAGTCCCGCAGCGAGGTGGACAAGGCGCGCAGGGCATTCAAACGGCCCAAATGA
- a CDS encoding FecR domain-containing protein, translating into MSRAEVVDESIRAAAADWFARQQSAAMSAAEIEALEAWLQQDARHRLAFSQCQQLSLMSELLSGDEELNRELPEIRKAVRRRNRWRWFGAVAATVLVAIAAMVLKQYQTIDYYQTGIGEQQVVHLEDGSTLMLNTDSRVGVRYRGKRRALWLERGEAFFMVAKNPARPFVVNVCGSEVRALGTAFNVALKGADVQVAVTQGVVDVQAEHADGARQQLVKMLPGEGVRYRAANPGDNSGVIPVDLEKVTAWQTKRIYFDNERLEDAIAEYNRYTTRKMVLVGDALADARISGVFNTGDADALAFALEQSFGARINKNDQRVLILPARD; encoded by the coding sequence ATGAGTCGAGCCGAAGTTGTTGATGAGTCCATTCGGGCCGCGGCCGCAGACTGGTTTGCGCGGCAGCAGAGTGCCGCTATGAGCGCCGCAGAAATCGAGGCGCTGGAAGCCTGGTTGCAGCAGGACGCGCGCCACCGCCTGGCTTTCAGTCAGTGCCAGCAGCTGAGCCTGATGAGCGAGTTGCTGAGCGGTGATGAGGAGCTCAACCGTGAATTGCCGGAGATTCGCAAGGCCGTGCGCCGTCGCAATCGCTGGCGCTGGTTTGGTGCCGTTGCGGCAACCGTACTGGTGGCGATAGCGGCCATGGTGCTGAAGCAGTATCAGACCATCGATTACTACCAGACCGGTATCGGTGAGCAGCAGGTAGTGCATCTGGAGGATGGTTCCACCTTGATGCTGAACACCGACAGCCGGGTGGGGGTGCGCTATCGCGGTAAGCGGCGTGCGTTGTGGCTGGAGCGGGGCGAGGCCTTCTTTATGGTGGCGAAAAACCCTGCGCGTCCCTTTGTCGTCAATGTATGCGGTTCCGAAGTACGTGCGCTGGGTACCGCATTCAATGTGGCACTGAAGGGGGCGGATGTTCAGGTTGCCGTAACCCAGGGGGTTGTGGATGTGCAGGCTGAACACGCGGACGGCGCACGTCAGCAGCTGGTCAAAATGCTCCCCGGTGAGGGTGTGCGCTACCGCGCAGCCAACCCCGGGGACAATAGTGGCGTGATACCGGTTGACCTGGAAAAGGTCACCGCCTGGCAGACCAAGCGGATTTATTTCGACAACGAGCGTCTCGAGGATGCCATTGCCGAGTACAACCGCTACACCACACGTAAAATGGTATTGGTGGGCGACGCGCTAGCGGACGCGCGCATCAGTGGTGTCTTCAACACCGGAGATGCCGATGCGCTGGCGTTTGCCCTGGAGCAAAGTTTCGGTGCACGTATCAACAAGAATGATCAGCGCGTGCTGATATTGCCCGCGCGGGATTGA
- a CDS encoding RNA polymerase sigma factor, producing the protein MARFQSRAALRLVQNRSEAPAGKLADDRGSASHSSDLSSADRAYIEALFLEYRTSIRNYVARMLPGGQQEADVVLQETYVKILGLRDLQPLRESPRAYLYTVATNLVRDGLRRHIRRKTDHHECFEDANHTSPDPSPQGSAEWQQSLQQLKQSLLRLKPVTRKVFLLSRFEEMTYPEIASALSISTRSVERHMSAALKHLQTELNELL; encoded by the coding sequence GTGGCTAGGTTCCAATCGCGGGCGGCGCTGCGCCTGGTGCAGAATCGGTCGGAGGCGCCAGCGGGAAAGCTTGCCGACGATCGCGGCTCTGCTAGTCACTCTTCTGATCTCTCTTCTGCGGATCGCGCTTATATCGAGGCGCTTTTTCTCGAATACCGCACATCGATCCGCAATTATGTGGCGCGGATGTTACCGGGAGGGCAACAGGAGGCGGATGTCGTCCTGCAGGAGACCTACGTCAAGATCCTCGGGTTGCGGGATCTTCAACCCCTGCGGGAAAGCCCGCGAGCCTACCTGTATACGGTTGCCACCAATCTGGTGCGCGATGGCCTGCGCCGCCATATACGCCGGAAAACGGATCATCACGAGTGCTTCGAGGATGCCAATCACACAAGCCCGGATCCGTCCCCCCAGGGCAGCGCCGAATGGCAGCAAAGCCTGCAGCAGCTCAAGCAGTCACTGCTGCGGCTCAAACCCGTCACCCGCAAGGTGTTTCTGTTGAGTCGCTTTGAAGAAATGACCTACCCGGAAATTGCCTCGGCACTCTCCATCAGTACCCGCAGTGTCGAGCGCCATATGAGTGCGGCCCTGAAGCACTTGCAAACAGAGTTGAATGAGTTGTTATGA
- a CDS encoding TonB-dependent receptor — protein sequence MTKSPPMAQPRHRGPVATLLQALLFTLPAQALSAADVSAGNDPTSLQTTSAAQPLSFQLAAQPLERALTQFAEQSGMQVFYRPEELPAQLSTAVSGRYLPEAALQQLLKNTGLTYQLGHNGTLVIRGNASPREADPEPVTAIPVPRPPQALEETYVTGVRTSLRQSLAMKQASSNLIEVTTSEDIGKFPDHNVADALQRIAGVSVDRVWGEGRDVNIRGTDKDINRTLLNGQHVASAYWWANDNLSRGFNYSTLASQLVQSLEVHKTPRADLDEGSIGGTVIVRTRKPLEMDSGELYLSAGQNYSALADRWAARGSALGSWKNAAQSLGVLASLNWQKRDTRRDGLETFADNNLYTVTDAHGAVSEDVYAVWGGGSALLQQQRSHTTGNLTLQWAPGDRWDTTLNLLRSQVDIDNTNHNYLFAPGGYKLSESPPATVADPIFLASDDGRAILAGGTLGNPDSPGAILDAIRREAFIDTRVNDIDIRYRGNNWDQHVQFGDTSARGGTEHDRLYRFTGNTRVAFRLDRDAVESTYLDLNPEDAAALTQLSPLTRDWIRTMNSREHYAQWDLEQAFSSGWLRKLQFGAKVRNHRVENHLTEGEIDLESSLWPALSTTGLDQVSSGLSPFLSNDNATINTLTRYAVTDADLLASVIDPVLQAGAMTYTYDRSAFFRIREQSAAAYASLDLEAGAWSGNIGMRGVTTRQRASAYDRDRLHHVDNRYRDLLPSANLSYHFGDDLVARLGAAQVMARPNFKDLTPNIIIEPTSGNGAAGNPTLDPYRADQLDLGLEWYFADASLFSATLFYKDISTFVYPHVNLEIVDGESLYITRPQNGPGADIRGAELQWQQTLGGGFGVLSNYTYTDASVPSADGTRTLELPGNSRSQFNASLYFENARFNGRVSYNYRSRSYGEIIAGSQSETDAYRQWDATAEWHWSPRLSLSAEAINLTEEVLRIRSASGIPQGFYENGRRFALGVKIAF from the coding sequence ATGACTAAATCGCCCCCGATGGCCCAACCGCGGCACCGCGGGCCTGTGGCGACGCTGCTGCAGGCACTATTGTTCACACTACCCGCCCAGGCGCTGTCGGCGGCGGACGTATCTGCGGGAAATGATCCGACCTCGCTGCAGACAACCTCCGCCGCCCAACCGCTTTCATTTCAACTGGCGGCACAGCCGCTCGAGCGCGCACTGACACAGTTTGCCGAACAATCCGGCATGCAGGTTTTCTACCGCCCCGAGGAGCTACCGGCACAGCTATCCACCGCGGTCTCCGGACGCTACCTTCCCGAAGCCGCCCTGCAGCAGCTCCTGAAAAATACCGGACTGACCTATCAACTCGGTCACAATGGCACCCTGGTTATCCGCGGTAATGCATCGCCCAGGGAAGCAGATCCGGAGCCGGTAACTGCCATCCCTGTGCCGCGTCCACCGCAGGCGCTGGAAGAGACCTATGTCACCGGGGTACGCACCAGCCTGCGCCAGAGCCTGGCCATGAAACAGGCCAGCAGCAACCTGATTGAGGTAACCACCTCAGAGGATATCGGCAAGTTTCCCGATCACAACGTGGCGGACGCCCTGCAGCGTATCGCCGGCGTCTCTGTGGACCGAGTGTGGGGGGAAGGCCGGGACGTGAATATTCGCGGTACCGACAAGGACATCAACCGCACCCTGCTGAATGGTCAACATGTAGCATCTGCCTACTGGTGGGCCAACGACAACCTGAGTCGCGGGTTCAACTATTCCACCCTCGCGTCGCAACTGGTGCAGTCACTGGAGGTGCACAAGACACCCCGTGCGGACCTGGACGAAGGCAGTATCGGCGGCACCGTTATCGTCCGCACCCGCAAGCCCCTGGAAATGGACAGCGGTGAACTGTATTTATCGGCTGGCCAGAATTACAGCGCACTGGCAGACCGCTGGGCAGCACGGGGGTCGGCACTGGGCAGCTGGAAGAACGCCGCACAATCCCTGGGGGTACTGGCATCGCTCAACTGGCAAAAACGGGACACGCGCCGGGACGGACTGGAGACCTTTGCCGACAATAACCTGTATACCGTGACCGACGCCCACGGCGCCGTTAGCGAAGATGTCTACGCGGTCTGGGGCGGCGGTTCCGCCCTGCTGCAACAACAGCGCAGCCACACCACCGGCAACCTCACTTTGCAGTGGGCACCGGGCGATCGCTGGGATACGACCCTCAACCTGCTGCGCTCACAAGTGGATATCGACAACACCAATCACAACTACCTGTTTGCCCCCGGCGGCTACAAGCTCAGCGAGTCGCCGCCGGCCACCGTTGCTGACCCGATATTTCTCGCGAGCGACGACGGCCGCGCAATACTGGCCGGCGGCACGCTGGGAAACCCGGACAGTCCCGGTGCGATCCTCGATGCAATACGGCGCGAGGCGTTTATCGATACACGGGTCAACGACATCGACATCCGCTACCGCGGCAACAACTGGGACCAGCACGTCCAGTTTGGCGATACGAGTGCCCGCGGCGGCACCGAGCACGATCGCCTGTACCGGTTTACCGGCAATACCCGCGTGGCCTTTCGCCTGGACCGGGATGCCGTGGAATCGACCTACCTGGACCTGAATCCCGAGGATGCAGCGGCCCTGACCCAGCTGTCTCCGCTGACGCGGGACTGGATCCGCACCATGAATAGCCGCGAACACTACGCGCAATGGGATCTCGAGCAGGCGTTTTCCAGCGGCTGGCTGCGCAAACTTCAATTTGGTGCCAAGGTCAGGAATCACCGGGTAGAAAACCACCTCACCGAAGGTGAAATCGATCTCGAATCGTCCCTGTGGCCTGCGCTGAGCACCACGGGTCTGGATCAGGTCAGCAGCGGACTGAGCCCTTTCCTGAGCAACGACAACGCCACCATCAACACCCTGACCCGCTACGCAGTCACCGATGCCGACCTTCTCGCGTCGGTCATCGATCCGGTACTGCAGGCGGGCGCCATGACCTACACCTACGACCGCAGTGCGTTTTTCCGAATCAGGGAGCAGAGCGCCGCCGCTTACGCCAGCCTGGATCTGGAAGCCGGCGCCTGGAGTGGCAATATCGGTATGCGCGGCGTGACGACCCGGCAGCGGGCCAGCGCTTATGATCGGGACCGGTTACATCATGTGGATAACCGCTATCGGGACCTTCTGCCCAGTGCCAACCTCAGCTACCACTTCGGCGATGATCTCGTTGCCAGATTGGGTGCCGCCCAGGTAATGGCCCGCCCCAACTTCAAAGACCTGACCCCGAATATCATCATCGAACCGACCAGCGGTAACGGCGCGGCGGGCAACCCGACGCTGGATCCCTATCGTGCCGACCAGCTGGACCTGGGCCTGGAGTGGTATTTCGCAGACGCCTCGCTGTTTTCCGCCACTCTGTTTTACAAGGATATTTCCACCTTTGTGTATCCCCATGTAAATCTGGAAATCGTGGACGGGGAATCGCTCTACATCACCCGCCCGCAGAACGGCCCCGGGGCAGATATTCGCGGCGCAGAATTACAGTGGCAGCAAACCCTCGGCGGGGGCTTTGGCGTATTGAGCAATTACACCTACACCGATGCCAGTGTGCCCTCTGCCGATGGCACACGTACGCTGGAGCTGCCCGGCAACTCCCGCAGCCAGTTCAATGCGTCGCTATATTTTGAAAATGCGCGGTTTAATGGACGGGTGAGCTACAACTACCGCTCGCGCTCCTACGGAGAGATTATTGCCGGGTCGCAGAGTGAAACCGATGCATACCGGCAGTGGGATGCCACCGCGGAGTGGCACTGGTCGCCGAGACTGTCCTTGTCCGCGGAGGCGATCAACCTGACAGAGGAAGTGCTGCGTATTCGCAGCGCCAGCGGTATCCCACAGGGCTTTTACGAAAACGGACGTCGCTTTGCACTGGGTGTGAAAATAGCGTTCTGA
- the cysE gene encoding serine O-acetyltransferase — protein MRAEAAAAAAGEPVLASYFHNTVLRHRTLDRALAYQLASVLDHAALTATALQEVIAAALADEPEISRCMQADICAWYDRDPACDQYLTPFLYFKGFHALQSHRIAHWLWKKGRHTLALYFQSRVSEQFAVDIHPAARFGCGIMIDHATGLVVGETTVVEDDVSILHSVTLGGSGSGGGDRHPKIGRGVMIGAGAKILGPVDIGVGVKIAAGSLVLRDVSPHSTVAGVPARVVGGKCEGAPAYTMDQTLDSDD, from the coding sequence ATGCGCGCGGAGGCTGCTGCGGCTGCCGCCGGCGAGCCGGTACTGGCCAGTTATTTCCACAACACAGTGTTGCGCCACCGCACACTGGACCGGGCACTGGCCTATCAGTTGGCCTCGGTGCTGGATCATGCTGCCCTGACGGCGACCGCCCTGCAGGAAGTGATTGCTGCGGCACTGGCGGATGAGCCGGAAATATCCCGTTGTATGCAGGCGGATATCTGCGCCTGGTACGACCGCGACCCGGCCTGTGACCAGTACCTCACCCCGTTTCTGTACTTCAAGGGGTTTCACGCCCTGCAGTCCCACCGCATTGCCCACTGGTTGTGGAAAAAAGGCCGACACACACTCGCCCTGTATTTCCAGAGCCGGGTTTCGGAGCAGTTTGCGGTGGATATTCATCCTGCGGCGCGCTTCGGTTGCGGCATCATGATTGACCACGCCACTGGTCTAGTCGTGGGTGAGACCACGGTCGTGGAAGACGATGTTTCCATTCTGCACTCGGTCACCCTCGGTGGCAGCGGCAGTGGCGGCGGAGATCGTCATCCCAAGATCGGTCGCGGTGTGATGATCGGTGCTGGCGCGAAAATCCTGGGGCCGGTGGACATCGGTGTGGGCGTCAAGATCGCGGCAGGCAGCCTGGTGCTGCGCGATGTGTCGCCGCATTCCACCGTGGCGGGCGTGCCCGCGCGGGTGGTGGGGGGGAAATGTGAAGGGGCCCCGGCCTACACCATGGACCAGACACTGGATTCCGATGATTGA
- a CDS encoding M15 family metallopeptidase translates to MHQLLRNILFGLTDAHVILEPVSGQLMHPEALTAFDQLRRGARKAGFDPKVVSGFRDFERQRTIWNAKASGQRPVLDSAGQPLDVARMSPEEIVFAILRWSALPGGSRHHWGTDFDVIDAAAVPEDYRVQLTPEEVADEGVFGPFHCWLDEQIAAGHSYGLFRPYGADRGGVAPERWHLSYAPRAKEFQQLHCAQSLREQLQLCQADGDLALADTVCGAMEAIYPRFVEVPESAYPTNMDRL, encoded by the coding sequence ATGCATCAATTACTGCGCAATATTCTGTTCGGGCTGACGGATGCACACGTCATTCTGGAACCCGTTTCCGGACAACTGATGCACCCGGAAGCCCTGACGGCGTTTGATCAGTTACGCCGGGGTGCGAGAAAGGCCGGCTTTGATCCCAAAGTGGTGTCTGGCTTCCGTGATTTCGAGCGCCAGCGCACTATCTGGAATGCCAAGGCCAGCGGTCAGCGGCCAGTGCTCGACAGCGCGGGGCAGCCGCTGGATGTGGCGCGCATGTCGCCAGAGGAAATCGTATTCGCTATATTGCGCTGGTCCGCGCTGCCCGGCGGCTCGCGCCACCATTGGGGCACCGATTTTGATGTGATCGATGCCGCGGCAGTGCCAGAGGATTACCGGGTGCAGCTGACCCCGGAAGAGGTGGCAGATGAAGGGGTGTTTGGGCCCTTTCATTGCTGGCTGGATGAGCAGATTGCCGCGGGTCACAGCTATGGCCTGTTCCGCCCCTACGGCGCGGATCGTGGCGGCGTAGCGCCGGAGCGCTGGCACCTCAGTTACGCGCCGCGCGCGAAAGAATTCCAGCAGCTGCACTGTGCCCAGTCGCTGCGAGAACAGTTACAGTTGTGCCAGGCGGATGGCGACCTGGCGCTGGCGGACACCGTGTGCGGTGCCATGGAAGCCATTTACCCGCGCTTTGTGGAAGTGCCGGAATCCGCCTACCCGACCAATATGGATCGCCTCTGA
- a CDS encoding TfoX/Sxy family protein, whose amino-acid sequence MHPSQSELLKLKNLGLASVNILHSIGIRTQADLHRVGPVEAFTSIRRRGINASRVLLYALQGALLDVHWNELDPDLKANLVSEAEQRLSRKDRA is encoded by the coding sequence ATGCACCCAAGTCAATCAGAGTTGTTGAAACTGAAAAACCTGGGACTCGCCTCCGTCAATATCCTTCATTCCATTGGCATCCGTACCCAGGCCGACCTGCACCGAGTCGGACCGGTCGAGGCATTCACCAGCATCCGCCGCCGCGGCATCAACGCATCCCGCGTACTCCTCTACGCCCTGCAGGGCGCCCTGCTCGACGTGCACTGGAACGAACTGGACCCCGACCTCAAGGCAAACCTGGTCAGTGAGGCGGAGCAGCGCCTCTCCCGCAAAGATCGCGCCTGA